From the genome of Flavobacterium luteolum, one region includes:
- the murQ gene encoding N-acetylmuramic acid 6-phosphate etherase, with protein MTFTKTTEQASKYEHLEKMSVHELLSNINQEDKTVPYAVEKALPQIEALIPQIVDKLKLGGRLFYIGAGTSGRLGVVDASECPPTFGVPFDLVNGIIAGGDTAIRRAVENAEDSTTNAWIDLQNHNIDSNDVVIGIAASGTTPYVISGLEACNENNIITGCITCNAGSPLALTAQFPIEVVVGPEFITGSSRMKAGTAQKLVLNMISTAAMIQLGKVRGNKMVDMQLSNVKLVDRGVKMIMDEIPVSYDEASELLKKYGSVRNAVDNYNK; from the coding sequence ATGACATTTACAAAAACCACGGAACAAGCATCAAAATATGAACATTTAGAGAAAATGTCTGTTCATGAATTGTTATCTAATATTAATCAAGAAGACAAAACTGTTCCTTATGCTGTCGAAAAAGCTTTGCCACAGATCGAAGCTTTGATTCCGCAAATAGTCGACAAATTAAAGCTGGGTGGTAGATTGTTTTATATTGGAGCGGGAACTTCTGGCCGACTTGGTGTTGTTGACGCTTCTGAATGTCCGCCTACATTTGGAGTACCTTTTGATTTAGTAAATGGTATTATAGCTGGTGGAGATACCGCTATCAGACGTGCTGTTGAAAACGCTGAAGACAGTACAACAAATGCTTGGATCGATCTTCAAAATCATAATATAGATTCAAATGATGTTGTAATTGGAATCGCGGCATCTGGCACAACTCCTTATGTAATTAGTGGTTTAGAAGCTTGTAATGAAAATAATATCATTACAGGATGTATTACATGTAATGCCGGAAGTCCCTTGGCATTGACAGCTCAATTCCCTATTGAAGTTGTTGTTGGACCAGAATTTATTACAGGAAGTTCGAGAATGAAAGCTGGAACTGCTCAAAAACTGGTTTTAAATATGATTTCTACTGCTGCAATGATTCAGCTAGGAAAAGTAAGAGGCAATAAAATGGTGGATATGCAGCTAAGTAATGTTAAACTGGTTGACCGTGGCGTAAAAATGATTATGGACGAGATTCCAGTATCGTATGATGAAGCATCAGAATTATTAAAAAAATACGGCAGCGTGAGAAATGCTGTCGATAATTATAATAAGTAA
- a CDS encoding helix-turn-helix domain-containing protein, which yields MDKLGFLDSVARIAVFVSLLLALFLLTVKTENKLANRLFACFIILSAIDFSGLMDYSFPIEYINIDLFRSTVCLLEMPLIYLYVLAVCYSDFRLKWRHLIYTLPFIVMNFVLMPRIYLKWGAEKQFILEHYSTMFEIYFFQILIEFQYWFYIVSIFLILRKYKRIYLENYTNPSTSTYKWLFQMNCVFVVMHSITASKNLLRYTASRDTFLWGNVLMVIMALSVICWFVMKALNHPELFRGINSRLTLTKDFLPKENNEAIEITNNQDEAVSAQISALKNYMVEKEPFLDPSLTIQELANQINMPVRDLSILINHHMDQHFFDFVNEYRIQKAMTILKDSSKNQFTVLEILYEVGFNSKSSFNTSFKKYTNLTPTAYRNS from the coding sequence ATGGATAAATTAGGATTTTTAGATAGCGTTGCCCGTATTGCTGTCTTTGTTTCGTTATTATTGGCACTTTTTTTACTTACTGTAAAGACGGAGAATAAATTGGCTAACCGACTTTTTGCTTGTTTTATTATTTTGTCAGCGATTGATTTTAGCGGATTAATGGATTATTCATTTCCTATAGAATATATAAATATAGATTTGTTTAGAAGTACAGTGTGTTTGTTAGAAATGCCTTTGATTTATCTCTATGTTTTGGCAGTTTGTTATTCTGATTTTAGACTAAAATGGAGGCATTTAATCTATACACTTCCATTTATAGTGATGAATTTTGTTTTAATGCCGAGAATTTATTTGAAATGGGGTGCTGAAAAGCAGTTTATTTTAGAACATTACAGTACAATGTTTGAAATTTACTTTTTTCAAATTCTAATCGAATTTCAGTATTGGTTTTATATTGTGAGTATATTCTTGATTTTAAGAAAATACAAAAGAATTTATCTCGAAAATTATACGAATCCTAGTACGTCTACCTACAAATGGCTTTTTCAGATGAATTGTGTTTTTGTAGTTATGCATTCTATTACAGCTTCAAAAAATTTATTGCGCTATACCGCTTCCAGAGATACTTTTTTGTGGGGAAATGTTTTAATGGTGATTATGGCTTTAAGCGTAATATGCTGGTTTGTTATGAAAGCATTAAATCACCCAGAGCTTTTTAGAGGAATTAATTCAAGATTGACGTTAACTAAAGACTTTCTTCCTAAAGAAAATAATGAAGCCATCGAAATTACAAACAATCAGGATGAAGCTGTTTCTGCCCAAATCTCAGCATTAAAAAATTATATGGTTGAAAAAGAGCCATTTCTAGACCCATCGCTTACAATTCAGGAATTGGCAAATCAAATTAATATGCCTGTTCGAGATTTATCTATTTTGATTAATCATCATATGGACCAGCATTTTTTTGATTTTGTGAATGAATACCGCATTCAGAAGGCGATGACTATTTTGAAAGACTCTTCAAAAAATCAGTTTACAGTTTTAGAAATATTGTACGAAGTAGGTTTTAATTCGAAATCATCGTTTAATACTTCGTTCAAAAAATATACAAATTTAACACCGACAGCGTACAGAAATAGCTAA